One window of Gloeothece citriformis PCC 7424 genomic DNA carries:
- the bchM gene encoding magnesium protoporphyrin IX methyltransferase: MTNAVNDKAVVKDYFNATGFDRWRRIYGDGEVNKVQKDIRIGHQQTIDTVIDWLKSDGNLAELSICDAGCGVGSLSIPLAQAGAKVWASDISEKMVGEAREKAKEVLGEIYNPTFSVQDLESLGGKYHTVVCLDVLIHYPTEDAAKMIGHLASLAENRLILSFAPKTLCLTILKKIGEFFPGPSKTTRAYQHKEADIIKILENNGFTIGRTSMTSTRFYFSRILEAVRN, encoded by the coding sequence ATGACTAATGCAGTAAATGATAAAGCCGTAGTCAAAGACTATTTCAATGCCACAGGGTTTGACCGATGGCGCAGAATTTATGGGGATGGTGAAGTCAATAAAGTTCAAAAGGATATCCGTATCGGCCATCAACAAACGATAGATACTGTCATTGACTGGCTGAAGTCTGACGGAAATTTAGCCGAACTTTCTATCTGTGATGCGGGTTGTGGAGTAGGCAGTCTCAGCATTCCCCTAGCGCAAGCCGGGGCAAAAGTTTGGGCGAGTGATATTTCTGAGAAAATGGTCGGAGAAGCTAGAGAAAAAGCTAAAGAAGTGTTAGGGGAAATTTATAATCCTACCTTTAGTGTACAGGATTTAGAAAGCTTAGGGGGTAAATATCATACTGTAGTGTGTTTAGATGTTTTAATTCATTATCCTACAGAAGATGCAGCGAAAATGATCGGTCATTTAGCCTCTTTAGCCGAAAACCGTCTTATTCTCAGTTTTGCCCCGAAAACCCTTTGTTTAACTATCCTCAAGAAAATAGGGGAATTTTTCCCAGGCCCGAGTAAAACCACTCGCGCCTATCAACATAAAGAAGCAGATATTATCAAAATATTGGAAAATAACGGCTTTACTATTGGACGGACTAGCATGACTAGCACTCGGTTTTATTTTTCTCGTATCTTAGAAGCCGTTCGCAATTAA
- the panB gene encoding 3-methyl-2-oxobutanoate hydroxymethyltransferase encodes MVITTAQVIKWKQQQRKIVTLTAWDYAIARILDEAGVDIILVGDSLAMVALGHQTTLPITLDEMIHHAAAVKRGVKRALVVCDLPFLSYQESISQAIHSAGRLLKETGVQAVKVEGGYPMIAETVARLTAIGIPVMGHVGLTPQSVHQLGYKQQGKTEAQADKIINEAIALYQAGAFAIVLEHIPKDLAATITEKLPIPTIGIGAGSHCDGQVLVTADILGLSEQQPPFVKMYANLRQVITQATEDFATEVRQGQFPA; translated from the coding sequence ATGGTAATTACAACCGCACAAGTGATTAAATGGAAACAGCAACAGCGCAAAATTGTTACCTTAACCGCGTGGGATTATGCGATCGCTCGGATTTTAGATGAGGCAGGAGTTGATATTATATTAGTAGGGGATTCCTTAGCGATGGTTGCCCTCGGTCATCAGACAACCTTACCCATTACCCTCGATGAAATGATTCATCATGCGGCGGCGGTAAAACGAGGAGTAAAACGGGCTTTAGTGGTCTGTGATTTACCTTTTTTAAGCTATCAGGAAAGTATATCTCAAGCTATCCACTCCGCCGGACGACTATTAAAGGAAACCGGAGTACAAGCGGTTAAAGTAGAAGGCGGCTATCCCATGATAGCCGAAACCGTTGCCAGACTCACAGCTATTGGTATCCCAGTGATGGGTCATGTGGGGTTAACCCCTCAGTCGGTTCATCAACTTGGGTACAAACAACAAGGAAAAACCGAAGCTCAAGCCGATAAAATTATTAATGAAGCGATCGCTCTTTATCAAGCCGGAGCTTTTGCGATAGTATTAGAACATATACCGAAGGACTTAGCCGCCACCATCACCGAAAAACTGCCCATCCCAACCATCGGCATCGGGGCAGGGTCTCACTGTGATGGACAGGTATTAGTCACAGCAGATATATTAGGATTATCTGAACAACAGCCGCCTTTCGTGAAAATGTATGCTAATCTACGACAAGTCATTACTCAAGCGACGGAAGACTTTGCTACTGAAGTAAGACAGGGGCAATTTCCCGCTTAA
- a CDS encoding acyl-CoA dehydrogenase family protein produces the protein MQLQVNSPIESEHQLLSTTLTFCQEFIAPQAHLLDRDPQALKKAFQGMGDRGLLALRVPPEWGGAGVSDLTYRHFQMMVTRYSGALAFLQMQHQSAGANLAASDNESLKGDYLPRMGKGEVLLGIGYSQLRRSGKPVITATPVEGGYQLSGTIPWITGLGFFDDCIIGATLPDGQALYGIIPLQEGDQPGGGTIRFSPVMELIAVGATNTVIGELKNWFLGGDRVVDIRSAQAIHESDEKNVLHHGFFALGCAQAGLDIVG, from the coding sequence ATGCAATTACAAGTCAATTCCCCCATCGAGTCAGAACACCAGCTACTAAGCACAACATTGACATTTTGTCAAGAATTTATTGCTCCCCAAGCTCATTTATTAGACCGAGATCCCCAAGCGTTAAAAAAGGCATTTCAGGGAATGGGCGATCGGGGTTTATTGGCTTTAAGAGTGCCGCCAGAGTGGGGAGGGGCGGGAGTAAGTGATTTAACTTACCGTCATTTTCAGATGATGGTAACTCGGTATTCTGGGGCGTTAGCGTTCCTACAGATGCAACATCAAAGCGCCGGGGCTAATTTAGCGGCCAGTGACAATGAAAGTCTCAAAGGGGACTATTTACCTCGGATGGGAAAAGGAGAGGTATTATTAGGTATTGGCTATTCTCAGTTACGTCGTTCGGGTAAACCGGTGATAACGGCAACTCCGGTTGAAGGAGGTTATCAGTTATCGGGAACTATACCCTGGATCACCGGCTTAGGATTTTTTGATGATTGCATTATCGGTGCAACTTTACCCGATGGACAGGCTTTATATGGAATTATACCGCTCCAAGAGGGGGATCAACCCGGTGGGGGCACAATTCGCTTTAGTCCTGTGATGGAGTTGATCGCGGTGGGGGCGACTAATACCGTCATCGGTGAGTTAAAAAACTGGTTTTTAGGGGGCGATCGCGTGGTGGATATTCGATCGGCCCAGGCTATCCATGAAAGCGATGAAAAAAATGTCTTACATCATGGGTTTTTTGCCCTAGGCTGTGCCCAAGCCGGACTAGATATAGTAGGTTAA
- the ltrA gene encoding group II intron reverse transcriptase/maturase yields MPKTDSTRNTVGCGQIRPKLQWNQINWKQLERRVFKLQKRIFQAASRGDVRTVRRLQKTLLRSWSAKMLAVRRVTQDNQGRKTAGVDGVKSLTPKQRMNLVGQLKLTCKAKPTRRVWIPKPGKDEKRPLGIPCMSERALQALVKIALEPEWEAKFEPNSYGFRPGRGCHDAIEAIFSQLRAKAKYVLDADISKCFDKINHEKLLLKLNTFPTLRRQIRAWLKAGVMDGGKLFPTEEGTPQGGVISPLLANIALHGMEKIIKSFAEEPGKDLKKEFPLNSKRDRASSIALIRYADDFVLIHESLAVVEKGKEILETWLNELGLELKLEKTRITHTLEKHQGKVGFNFLGFNVRQYKCSRHKAMKNTRGKNLGFTLTIKPMREKVLEHYKKLRDIVDAHKAAPQAALISKLNPIIRGWSNYYSTVVSSEEKSLLDHLLYLKLNSWAKRRHPNKGVNKIMEKYWHIKQLGKWKFCTLEDGKITSQLLKHSEIHHRIHTKVKGSASPYDGDLIEWSKRMGNNPIIPTRISKLLKAQKGKCVQCGLFFKNGDKLEVDHIKPKSLGGRDEYKNWQLLHRHCHDEKTTLDGSIGDKSGCNSAKPKSQSIFPENYRWIDDLLVCSVRDKYQLIEEPDEVKVSRPVLKTSQRGDSLA; encoded by the coding sequence ATGCCTAAAACAGATTCAACTAGGAATACTGTGGGATGTGGACAAATCAGACCGAAACTCCAGTGGAATCAAATCAACTGGAAACAACTGGAACGACGAGTCTTTAAACTTCAAAAGCGCATTTTCCAAGCTGCTAGTCGTGGCGATGTTAGAACAGTTCGCAGACTCCAGAAGACCCTTTTACGCTCTTGGTCAGCAAAAATGCTAGCTGTCAGACGGGTAACACAAGACAATCAAGGTCGTAAAACTGCCGGTGTGGATGGCGTGAAATCGTTAACCCCAAAGCAACGAATGAACCTTGTAGGGCAACTCAAATTGACCTGTAAAGCCAAGCCCACTAGAAGAGTTTGGATACCTAAACCAGGAAAAGACGAGAAACGTCCATTAGGAATCCCATGTATGTCTGAGAGAGCATTACAAGCGTTAGTAAAAATAGCATTAGAACCAGAATGGGAGGCTAAATTCGAGCCAAACAGTTATGGTTTTAGACCAGGACGCGGATGTCACGATGCTATTGAAGCAATATTCTCACAACTACGCGCTAAAGCCAAATACGTTCTAGACGCGGACATCTCCAAATGCTTCGATAAAATTAACCATGAAAAACTGCTCTTAAAACTAAATACCTTCCCCACCCTACGAAGACAAATTCGAGCTTGGTTAAAAGCTGGTGTGATGGATGGAGGCAAACTATTTCCAACCGAAGAAGGGACACCACAGGGAGGCGTTATAAGTCCTCTACTAGCCAATATCGCCCTACACGGAATGGAAAAAATCATTAAATCGTTTGCAGAAGAACCTGGAAAAGACCTCAAAAAAGAATTTCCATTGAATTCAAAAAGAGATAGAGCTTCATCTATCGCCCTAATCCGATATGCAGACGATTTCGTCCTAATCCACGAAAGCCTAGCCGTAGTGGAAAAGGGCAAGGAGATACTCGAAACATGGTTAAATGAACTAGGACTAGAATTAAAACTCGAAAAGACCCGAATCACCCATACCCTGGAAAAACATCAAGGAAAAGTGGGATTTAACTTTTTAGGGTTCAATGTCCGACAATACAAGTGTAGTCGGCATAAAGCCATGAAAAACACTCGTGGAAAAAACCTCGGCTTTACTCTAACAATAAAGCCAATGAGAGAAAAAGTCCTAGAACATTACAAAAAACTTCGTGACATCGTAGATGCCCATAAAGCTGCTCCCCAAGCTGCCCTGATTTCCAAATTAAATCCAATAATTAGAGGTTGGTCAAACTACTACAGTACGGTAGTAAGTAGTGAAGAAAAGTCACTCTTAGACCATCTCCTATACCTTAAATTAAATAGTTGGGCAAAAAGAAGGCATCCAAATAAAGGGGTCAATAAAATCATGGAAAAATACTGGCATATCAAACAATTAGGGAAATGGAAATTCTGTACCTTAGAAGACGGAAAAATAACATCCCAACTTCTAAAACACTCAGAAATACACCATAGAATTCACACTAAAGTGAAAGGTAGTGCCAGCCCCTATGACGGTGATTTAATTGAATGGAGTAAAAGAATGGGTAATAATCCTATTATTCCAACCAGGATTTCTAAGTTACTCAAGGCACAAAAGGGAAAATGTGTCCAATGCGGATTGTTCTTTAAAAATGGAGATAAATTAGAAGTTGACCACATCAAACCAAAGTCTTTAGGCGGAAGGGATGAATACAAAAACTGGCAACTACTCCATCGTCATTGCCACGATGAAAAGACTACTTTAGATGGTAGTATTGGCGACAAATCTGGCTGTAACAGTGCCAAGCCTAAATCACAATCAATATTTCCAGAGAACTATCGATGGATTGATGATTTGTTGGTGTGCAGTGTACGTGACAAGTACCAATTAATTGAGGAGCCGGATGAGGTGAAAGTCTCACGTCCGGTTCTGAAGACGAGTCAGAGGGGTGACTCTCTGGCTTAG
- a CDS encoding RNA-directed DNA polymerase, translating to MSRTPEQHFQRTKKLAQALTKSDIYDWLVTKGYFPESYVLPPCFVVTDKPEFGKVYFPVNAKGKIQDLKESEFLQVHFPKTDLTDRTFGIIDPKIHSDIAFIIADNWDDIVSSIFHEENKVCLYSFPIPVDDKKLGEIGGLRSGRMIYEFIEMAENDLASIAFRYKYLIKTDIKNFYSSIYTHSIPWALHGKDFIRKKENRQNCNLAGNRLDKLFQNANDGCTNGVPIGPVVSDIISEILLSGVDRALSKSLENDVANDVVIVRFKDDYRILAKSEAKGRVVVKSLQAALKEYRLELNDDKTEIHKLPNGLFRKWRSQYHAVNPHPKAYYQFKRFQEVYLSVIEIDKHNSGCGVIDRFLADIVTKKYKVRIKLDNKTLTKVISLLLMLAELRTKAFPKVLAIIEYILKSDIGSKHIESIIEHLQELLKNLSQSEMNNRYLISWIIYFFKANNIEDKISDIPRFSDPIISAIHNNNFSAFDSCEDFKIFLDINTVAEEVTLLEHLDVFKPQ from the coding sequence ATGAGCCGTACACCTGAACAACACTTTCAACGAACAAAAAAGCTTGCACAAGCACTGACAAAATCGGATATTTACGATTGGTTAGTAACTAAAGGATATTTCCCAGAATCTTATGTACTACCGCCGTGTTTTGTCGTGACTGATAAACCGGAGTTTGGCAAGGTTTACTTTCCAGTTAATGCTAAGGGTAAAATTCAAGATTTAAAAGAATCTGAATTTCTCCAAGTCCACTTTCCTAAAACTGATTTAACAGACAGAACGTTTGGAATCATTGATCCAAAAATTCATTCCGATATTGCATTTATAATTGCTGATAATTGGGACGATATAGTAAGCAGTATTTTTCATGAAGAAAATAAGGTTTGTCTCTATAGCTTTCCTATCCCTGTAGATGATAAAAAACTCGGAGAGATTGGTGGACTTAGAAGCGGAAGAATGATCTATGAGTTTATTGAGATGGCAGAAAATGATTTGGCATCAATTGCTTTTCGATATAAATATTTAATTAAAACAGATATAAAAAACTTTTATTCATCCATCTATACACACAGCATACCTTGGGCTTTACACGGTAAAGATTTTATTAGAAAAAAAGAAAACCGACAAAACTGTAATTTAGCGGGAAATCGTTTAGATAAACTATTTCAGAATGCCAATGATGGCTGTACTAATGGAGTACCGATTGGGCCTGTAGTATCAGACATAATCTCTGAAATTCTTCTGTCAGGAGTAGATAGAGCGCTATCAAAATCCCTGGAAAATGATGTGGCCAATGATGTAGTTATAGTTAGGTTTAAAGATGATTATCGAATTCTTGCAAAAAGCGAAGCTAAGGGTCGTGTAGTGGTTAAGTCTCTCCAAGCAGCCTTAAAGGAATACCGCCTTGAGCTTAACGATGATAAGACTGAAATCCATAAGCTTCCAAATGGTCTATTTCGCAAATGGCGCTCACAGTACCATGCTGTCAACCCTCATCCAAAGGCATATTATCAATTTAAGCGTTTTCAGGAAGTATATTTATCAGTGATTGAAATCGATAAACACAACTCTGGCTGTGGAGTAATTGATAGATTTTTAGCAGACATCGTTACTAAAAAATATAAAGTTCGTATCAAGCTAGACAATAAAACATTGACTAAAGTTATAAGCCTACTTCTTATGCTTGCAGAGCTAAGGACAAAAGCGTTCCCAAAAGTTTTAGCTATTATAGAATATATTTTAAAGTCTGATATTGGTTCAAAGCATATAGAATCAATAATTGAGCATCTTCAAGAATTACTTAAAAATTTAAGTCAATCAGAAATGAATAATAGATACTTGATTTCTTGGATTATTTATTTTTTTAAAGCTAATAATATTGAGGACAAAATTTCCGATATTCCTAGATTTAGTGATCCAATAATAAGCGCAATACACAACAACAATTTTAGTGCATTCGATTCCTGTGAAGATTTTAAGATATTTTTAGACATAAACACAGTTGCAGAAGAAGTTACACTGCTGGAACATCTTGATGTTTTTAAGCCACAATAA
- a CDS encoding type II toxin-antitoxin system RelE/ParE family toxin produces MILPISITPQASKDLDNLSDYIAQNNSDAALQFFDAAT; encoded by the coding sequence ATGATCCTGCCTATTTCCATTACTCCCCAAGCCAGCAAAGACTTAGATAACTTATCTGACTATATCGCCCAAAATAACTCTGATGCGGCTTTACAGTTTTTTGATGCCGCTACATAA
- a CDS encoding MerR family transcriptional regulator encodes MEQNFYTSTQASQITGCTRRQLQYWREKGVIVPTVNASGKGRNVYYSESDLLELMVMEYLLSVGLSFETAQESLEMLRKEQPELFKANSSSEDLKRLMILPSPNKIELANYDSEEAFLRVNRQGLPLVPFWGEMIRQRLRENIEKFAK; translated from the coding sequence ATGGAACAAAACTTTTACACCAGTACACAAGCATCACAAATCACGGGATGTACTCGTCGGCAATTGCAATACTGGCGAGAGAAGGGGGTTATTGTCCCAACGGTTAACGCCAGTGGGAAGGGGCGTAATGTCTATTACTCGGAGTCTGATTTATTAGAGTTGATGGTGATGGAGTATTTGCTATCGGTGGGATTGAGTTTTGAAACAGCCCAGGAATCATTGGAAATGCTGAGGAAGGAGCAACCTGAGTTATTTAAGGCGAATTCGTCATCAGAGGATTTGAAGCGTTTGATGATTTTACCCAGTCCGAATAAAATAGAATTGGCAAATTATGACTCTGAAGAGGCATTTTTAAGGGTTAATCGTCAGGGATTGCCGTTGGTTCCCTTTTGGGGAGAGATGATTCGTCAACGGTTAAGGGAGAATATTGAAAAATTTGCTAAATAA
- a CDS encoding restriction endonuclease subunit M: protein MTWKQAIQRIVNSEKNKIVNIDLEKSSVEYTDTIHKWENPKIIKGDEEIVRAFLVNRLINVLDYRPELIEIEKPYTIGRPKVSRGEIDIIVKDNKDDVFFFIEVKSPTEYEKDKKNIKGQLFDLAKQEKNVHYLVYYTCEYQENKVVDKAIIIDFKKYKQYEDWENTGQISVGNELSPGYNKPKKQPKIKGDSSYDLVKDLNRDTLNSLATDLHNVLWGGGGTSDTEIFYSLVNIILAKIQDESEKEDGQEYGFQIYAYGDNIESSDKVFERINLLYRRALSEKLNISDQKRLEKSYVINEDKFPLNKLIYTIQSLENYSFIEGRSSLDGRDILGDFFEQIIRDGFKQTKGQFFTPTSIVKFVLYALQIDQLAIECLNQKLELPFICDPACGSGTFLIEAMKIITKEIKYKQKDKVKTSRQVKDRFDDFFQPDHKENRWAERFLYGIEINFDLGTASKVNMILHGDGASNIFVMDGLLPFRFYTKDKVTSTLQIYKNDSLYFQKEVNEEFDIVISNPPFSVDLDNQTKNYLNRIFLYGTKKNSKNLFIERWYQILKDRGRLGVVLPESVFDTTENKYIRLFLFKYFNVKAVVSLPQITFEPYTSTKTSLLFAQKKTKTEIEQWTKLWEQYGKEWSTLKNKVSNYIKVYVENKNQNNYSSIKDDNEKTIKTNLLRYLKNYIIENDKKLSIIEILEKYSNEIQENSKFDQDIKDTFGYYNPWWVFNEVAQHFHYENYEIFMAEVSNVGYKRTKRGEKNMPNELYDEEVAPMFIDKEKIINGYHDQISWFENLKNELEEEKKVLEHKLEQTQKKTKKASEKLEKLQEDIKGCESELNKLHQEKLEVEKIIETYYERGNRSNEWRIKPEYYDRTDKNLLDNFINGLLKNYYSSDVLIRRSNPIKILDFIRKEVIW from the coding sequence ATGACTTGGAAACAAGCAATACAAAGAATTGTTAATAGTGAAAAGAACAAGATTGTCAACATTGATCTTGAAAAATCGTCGGTTGAATATACAGATACAATTCATAAATGGGAAAACCCAAAAATCATTAAAGGTGATGAAGAGATAGTTAGAGCGTTTCTGGTTAATAGATTAATTAATGTTTTAGATTACAGGCCAGAATTAATTGAAATTGAGAAGCCTTATACTATAGGTAGACCTAAAGTATCTAGAGGGGAAATAGACATAATTGTTAAGGATAATAAAGACGATGTTTTCTTTTTCATAGAAGTCAAATCACCAACGGAATATGAAAAAGATAAGAAAAATATTAAAGGGCAGTTATTTGATCTAGCCAAACAAGAAAAAAACGTACATTATTTGGTTTATTATACTTGTGAATATCAGGAAAACAAAGTTGTTGATAAAGCAATTATTATTGATTTTAAAAAATATAAACAATATGAAGATTGGGAAAATACAGGACAGATATCAGTAGGAAATGAATTATCACCTGGATATAATAAGCCTAAAAAACAACCTAAAATAAAGGGTGATTCTAGCTATGATTTAGTAAAAGATTTAAATAGAGATACTTTGAATAGTTTAGCAACGGATCTTCATAATGTACTTTGGGGTGGTGGTGGAACAAGCGACACAGAAATTTTTTACTCATTAGTGAATATTATATTAGCTAAAATCCAAGATGAAAGCGAAAAAGAAGATGGTCAAGAGTACGGATTTCAAATTTATGCCTATGGAGACAATATTGAAAGTAGTGACAAAGTTTTTGAAAGAATTAATCTATTATATCGTAGAGCATTAAGTGAAAAACTAAATATTTCAGATCAAAAAAGATTAGAAAAATCTTATGTTATAAATGAAGATAAATTTCCATTAAATAAATTAATTTATACTATTCAATCTTTAGAGAATTACTCTTTTATTGAAGGCCGTAGTTCATTAGATGGAAGAGATATTTTAGGAGATTTTTTTGAACAAATTATTAGAGATGGATTTAAACAAACGAAAGGTCAATTTTTTACTCCAACATCAATAGTAAAATTTGTACTTTATGCTTTACAAATAGATCAATTAGCTATAGAGTGTTTAAATCAAAAACTAGAACTACCTTTTATTTGTGATCCTGCTTGTGGCAGTGGCACTTTTTTAATAGAAGCGATGAAAATTATTACTAAAGAAATTAAATATAAGCAAAAGGATAAAGTCAAAACAAGCCGTCAAGTAAAAGATCGTTTTGATGACTTTTTTCAGCCAGATCACAAAGAAAATCGTTGGGCAGAGAGATTTTTATATGGGATTGAAATCAATTTTGATTTGGGAACAGCATCTAAGGTCAATATGATTTTACATGGTGATGGAGCATCTAATATTTTTGTTATGGATGGACTTTTACCGTTTAGATTTTATACAAAAGATAAAGTAACTAGCACTTTACAAATTTACAAGAATGATTCATTGTATTTTCAAAAGGAGGTTAATGAAGAATTTGATATAGTTATAAGTAATCCACCTTTTAGTGTAGATTTAGATAATCAAACAAAAAACTATCTTAATCGAATTTTTTTATACGGGACTAAAAAGAATAGTAAAAATCTATTTATTGAACGTTGGTATCAAATATTAAAAGATAGAGGAAGACTTGGAGTAGTATTACCTGAAAGTGTCTTTGATACTACAGAAAATAAGTATATTCGATTATTTTTGTTTAAATATTTTAATGTTAAAGCCGTAGTTAGTTTACCACAAATTACATTTGAACCTTATACTTCAACAAAAACTAGCCTTTTATTTGCTCAAAAGAAAACTAAAACTGAAATTGAACAATGGACTAAGTTATGGGAGCAATATGGAAAAGAATGGTCAACCTTGAAAAATAAAGTATCAAATTACATTAAAGTTTACGTTGAAAATAAAAACCAAAATAACTATTCTTCTATTAAAGATGATAATGAAAAAACTATTAAAACAAATTTATTGCGATATTTAAAAAATTATATCATTGAAAATGATAAAAAATTAAGTATTATAGAAATTTTAGAGAAATACTCAAATGAAATTCAAGAAAATAGCAAATTTGATCAAGATATAAAAGATACTTTTGGATACTATAATCCTTGGTGGGTTTTTAATGAAGTTGCTCAACATTTTCATTATGAAAATTATGAAATTTTTATGGCAGAAGTCAGTAATGTAGGATACAAACGAACAAAAAGAGGTGAAAAAAACATGCCGAATGAACTATATGATGAAGAAGTAGCACCAATGTTTATTGATAAAGAAAAAATTATTAATGGCTATCATGACCAGATTTCATGGTTTGAAAATCTAAAAAATGAACTAGAAGAAGAAAAAAAAGTATTAGAACATAAATTAGAACAAACCCAGAAAAAAACTAAAAAAGCTTCAGAAAAATTAGAGAAATTGCAAGAAGACATAAAGGGTTGCGAATCCGAATTAAATAAATTGCATCAAGAAAAATTAGAGGTAGAGAAAATTATTGAAACTTACTATGAGCGAGGAAATAGAAGTAACGAGTGGCGTATTAAACCTGAGTATTATGACCGTACTGATAAAAATTTATTAGATAATTTTATTAATGGTCTTTTGAAAAATTACTATTCTAGTGATGTATTAATACGTCGTTCAAACCCAATTAAAATATTAGATTTTATTAGAAAAGAGGTTATATGGTAA
- a CDS encoding restriction modification system DNA specificity domain-containing protein — protein sequence MVTNWFKINISNLKNDRFIRFDVDYVEISREFQNSNHTNYLKNYLTFIETGKSIDKEDYNINGQPSEYAHITVRNIVQGELNLKDLIYLNEDKGITLKNFQIEKGDILIAISSNVGVSCLVETVPSNLQLTLSHYIVKIKVDTSRINPKLLVYYLNSSKIKNYFRSVETGKTLKNLSKNYIYNLPISLPKNTQKQLEIVKRIQPIETDILKIKASIKEPLEIINSVFF from the coding sequence ATGGTAACTAATTGGTTTAAAATAAATATTTCAAATCTTAAAAATGATCGCTTTATTCGATTTGATGTTGATTATGTTGAAATTTCAAGAGAATTTCAAAATTCCAATCATACAAATTATTTAAAAAATTACTTGACGTTTATTGAAACAGGAAAATCTATAGATAAAGAAGATTATAATATCAATGGTCAGCCTTCTGAATATGCACATATAACAGTGAGAAATATTGTTCAAGGAGAACTAAATTTGAAGGATTTAATTTATCTGAATGAAGACAAAGGCATTACACTTAAAAATTTTCAAATTGAAAAAGGGGACATTTTAATAGCTATTTCTTCAAATGTTGGAGTAAGTTGTTTAGTAGAAACAGTCCCTTCAAATCTACAATTAACTCTTTCTCATTATATTGTTAAAATAAAAGTAGATACTAGCCGTATTAATCCTAAATTGTTAGTTTACTATTTGAACTCTTCTAAAATTAAAAATTATTTTAGAAGCGTAGAAACGGGAAAAACTCTAAAAAATCTCTCTAAAAATTACATTTACAATCTTCCTATAAGCTTACCCAAAAATACACAAAAACAACTAGAAATAGTTAAAAGAATACAGCCTATAGAAACTGACATTTTAAAGATTAAGGCTAGTATAAAAGAACCTTTAGAAATCATAAATTCTGTTTTTTTTTAA
- a CDS encoding TniQ family protein, whose product MRLENGLESWLFPVEPMEGESLSHFLGRVRRRNHLTPNALGQLAGIGAIITRWERFHLNPFPTDKELKALGEVVGVDAERLREMLPPKGEGMMFEPIRLCGACYADSACHKIEWQFKSVWMCEKHRLKLLSKCPQCGKKFKIPALWEFGECDRCRLLFREMAKSSKIQQTSISLFSDSLS is encoded by the coding sequence ATGAGATTAGAGAATGGTCTGGAGTCTTGGTTGTTTCCTGTTGAACCAATGGAAGGAGAGAGTTTGAGTCATTTCCTCGGACGAGTTCGGCGACGGAATCATTTAACTCCCAATGCGTTAGGGCAATTGGCTGGAATAGGGGCTATCATTACACGATGGGAACGGTTTCATCTTAATCCTTTTCCGACTGATAAGGAGTTGAAAGCGTTAGGGGAGGTTGTGGGGGTTGATGCTGAACGGTTACGGGAAATGTTACCACCAAAGGGTGAGGGGATGATGTTTGAACCAATTCGCTTGTGTGGGGCTTGTTATGCTGATTCTGCTTGTCATAAAATTGAATGGCAGTTTAAGTCGGTTTGGATGTGTGAGAAGCACCGGTTAAAGTTGTTATCCAAGTGTCCGCAGTGTGGGAAGAAGTTTAAGATTCCGGCTTTGTGGGAATTTGGAGAGTGCGATCGCTGCCGGTTATTATTTAGGGAGATGGCAAAATCTTCAAAGATACAACAGACATCAATTTCTTTGTTCTCAGACAGCTTGAGTTAA